The Budorcas taxicolor isolate Tak-1 chromosome 2, Takin1.1, whole genome shotgun sequence genome window below encodes:
- the METAP1D gene encoding methionine aminopeptidase 1D, mitochondrial isoform X2 — protein MGCHRIFSSPLNHIYLHTQSTSQQRRNFFFRRQREISHSIVLPAAVSSAHPVPKHIKKPDYVTTGIVPDWGDSIEVKNEDQIQGLRQACQLARHVLLLAGKSLKVDMTTEEIDALVHQEIISHDAYPSPLGYGGFPKSVCTSVNNVLCHGIPDSRPLQDGDIINIDVTVYYNGYHGDTSETFLVGNVDECGKKLVEVARRCRDEAIAACRAGAPFSVIGNTISQITHQNGLQVCPHFVGHGIGSYFHGHPEIWHHANDSDLLMEEGMAFTIEPIVTEGSPEFKVLEDSWTVVSLDNQRSAQFEHTVLITSRGAQILTKLPHEA, from the exons ATGG GTTGTCATAGGATTTTCTCGTCACCACTCAATCATATCTACTTACACACGCAGTCAACCAGTCAACaaagaagaaatttctttttccGGAGACAAAGAGAGATTTCCCACAGTATAGTTTTGCCGGCTGCAGTTTCTTCAGCTCATCCAGTCCCTAAG CACATAAAGAAGCCAGACTATGTGACGACAGGAATTGTACCCGACTGGGGAGACAGCATAGAAGTTAAGAATGAAGATCAGATTCAAGGACTTCGCCAGGCTTGTCAGCTGGCCCGACATGTCCTCCTCTTGGCCGGGAAGAGTTTAAAG GTTGACATGACAACTGAAGAGATAGATGCTCTTGTTCATCAGGAAATAATCAGTCATGATGCCTACCCCTCACCTCTAGGCTATGGAGGTTTTCCAAAATCTGTTTGTACCTCTGTAAACAACGTGCTTTGTCATGGTATCCCTGACAG TCGACCTCTTCAGGATGGAGATATTATCAACATTGATGTCACG GTTTACTACAATGGCTACCACGGAGACACCTCTGAAACATTTTTGGTGGGCAATGTGGATGAATGTGGTAAAAAGTTAGTGGAGGTTGCCAGGAGGTGTAGAGATGAAGCAATTGCAgcttgcagagcaggggctccctTCTCTGTCATTGGAAACACAATCAG CCAGATAACTCATCAGAATGGTTTGCAAGTCTGTCCACACTTTGTGGGACATGGGATAGGATCTTACTTTCATGGACATCCAGAAATTTGGCATCATG CGAATGACAGCGATCTActcatggaggagggcatggcgttCACCATAG AGCCAATTGTAACCGAGGGATCCCCTGAATTTAAAGTGCTGGAGGACTCGTGGACTGTGGTCTCCTTGGACAATCAAAG GTCTGCCCAGTTCGAGCACACAGTTCTCATCACGTCCAGGGGCGCGCAGATCCTGACCAAACTGCCCCACGAGGCCTGA
- the METAP1D gene encoding methionine aminopeptidase 1D, mitochondrial isoform X1: MAAPSGLHLFVRRGCHRIFSSPLNHIYLHTQSTSQQRRNFFFRRQREISHSIVLPAAVSSAHPVPKHIKKPDYVTTGIVPDWGDSIEVKNEDQIQGLRQACQLARHVLLLAGKSLKVDMTTEEIDALVHQEIISHDAYPSPLGYGGFPKSVCTSVNNVLCHGIPDSRPLQDGDIINIDVTVYYNGYHGDTSETFLVGNVDECGKKLVEVARRCRDEAIAACRAGAPFSVIGNTISQITHQNGLQVCPHFVGHGIGSYFHGHPEIWHHANDSDLLMEEGMAFTIEPIVTEGSPEFKVLEDSWTVVSLDNQRSAQFEHTVLITSRGAQILTKLPHEA; encoded by the exons GTTGTCATAGGATTTTCTCGTCACCACTCAATCATATCTACTTACACACGCAGTCAACCAGTCAACaaagaagaaatttctttttccGGAGACAAAGAGAGATTTCCCACAGTATAGTTTTGCCGGCTGCAGTTTCTTCAGCTCATCCAGTCCCTAAG CACATAAAGAAGCCAGACTATGTGACGACAGGAATTGTACCCGACTGGGGAGACAGCATAGAAGTTAAGAATGAAGATCAGATTCAAGGACTTCGCCAGGCTTGTCAGCTGGCCCGACATGTCCTCCTCTTGGCCGGGAAGAGTTTAAAG GTTGACATGACAACTGAAGAGATAGATGCTCTTGTTCATCAGGAAATAATCAGTCATGATGCCTACCCCTCACCTCTAGGCTATGGAGGTTTTCCAAAATCTGTTTGTACCTCTGTAAACAACGTGCTTTGTCATGGTATCCCTGACAG TCGACCTCTTCAGGATGGAGATATTATCAACATTGATGTCACG GTTTACTACAATGGCTACCACGGAGACACCTCTGAAACATTTTTGGTGGGCAATGTGGATGAATGTGGTAAAAAGTTAGTGGAGGTTGCCAGGAGGTGTAGAGATGAAGCAATTGCAgcttgcagagcaggggctccctTCTCTGTCATTGGAAACACAATCAG CCAGATAACTCATCAGAATGGTTTGCAAGTCTGTCCACACTTTGTGGGACATGGGATAGGATCTTACTTTCATGGACATCCAGAAATTTGGCATCATG CGAATGACAGCGATCTActcatggaggagggcatggcgttCACCATAG AGCCAATTGTAACCGAGGGATCCCCTGAATTTAAAGTGCTGGAGGACTCGTGGACTGTGGTCTCCTTGGACAATCAAAG GTCTGCCCAGTTCGAGCACACAGTTCTCATCACGTCCAGGGGCGCGCAGATCCTGACCAAACTGCCCCACGAGGCCTGA